A stretch of Candidatus Methylomirabilota bacterium DNA encodes these proteins:
- the lhgO gene encoding L-2-hydroxyglutarate oxidase produces MNEHQVAIVGGGIVALAVAAALSEQAPRARLVILEKESRLGRHQTGHNSGVIHSGIYYRPGSYKARLCVEGARLMQQFCAAQGIRVERCGKVVVATTEAEVPRLAMLYERGIANGVPGLTLIDAARLRELEPHASALRAIHSPGTAIVDFTQVATSLASELTSRGVTIETDAKVVAIARAADGFELATPRLTVRARHMINCAGLHSDVVARMAGATPSVKIIPFRGEYYFLKPERRHLVKGLIYPVPDPEFPFLGVHFTRTVHGDVEAGPNAVLAFAREGYRFGTVRAGDLLGTLGYPGFWAMARRYWRTGAYEVYRSLSKAAFVRALQRLVPELRPEDVTRGGAGVRAQAVDPNGALVDDFRIVDSPDAIHVLNAPSPGATASLAIGRHIAGLALERFGLK; encoded by the coding sequence GTGAACGAACACCAGGTGGCCATCGTCGGGGGCGGCATCGTGGCCCTGGCCGTCGCCGCGGCGCTCTCGGAGCAGGCCCCCCGCGCGCGGCTCGTGATTCTCGAGAAGGAATCCCGCCTCGGTCGCCACCAGACGGGTCACAACAGCGGCGTGATCCACTCCGGCATCTACTATCGCCCCGGATCCTACAAAGCGCGCCTCTGCGTGGAGGGGGCCCGGCTGATGCAGCAGTTCTGCGCCGCTCAGGGCATCCGCGTGGAGCGCTGCGGCAAGGTGGTCGTGGCCACCACCGAGGCGGAGGTGCCGCGTCTGGCCATGCTCTACGAGCGGGGCATCGCCAACGGGGTGCCCGGCCTGACCCTGATCGACGCCGCCCGCCTGCGCGAGCTCGAGCCCCACGCCTCCGCCCTCCGGGCGATCCACTCACCCGGCACCGCCATCGTGGACTTCACGCAGGTGGCGACGAGCCTGGCCTCGGAGCTCACGAGCCGCGGCGTGACGATCGAGACGGACGCCAAGGTCGTGGCCATCGCCCGCGCCGCCGACGGCTTCGAGCTCGCCACGCCACGCCTGACCGTGCGGGCGCGGCACATGATCAACTGCGCGGGCCTGCACTCCGATGTCGTCGCCCGGATGGCGGGCGCCACGCCGAGCGTGAAGATCATCCCCTTCCGGGGGGAATACTATTTCCTGAAGCCCGAGCGCCGGCACCTGGTCAAGGGACTCATCTACCCGGTGCCCGATCCGGAATTCCCGTTCCTGGGCGTTCACTTCACCCGCACCGTGCACGGCGACGTCGAGGCCGGTCCCAACGCCGTCCTGGCCTTCGCCCGCGAGGGCTATCGATTCGGCACGGTCCGGGCGGGCGACCTGCTGGGCACCCTCGGCTATCCCGGCTTCTGGGCCATGGCGCGGCGGTACTGGCGCACGGGCGCCTACGAGGTCTACCGCTCCCTCAGCAAGGCGGCCTTCGTGCGCGCGCTGCAGCGGCTCGTTCCCGAGCTGCGCCCCGAGGACGTCACCCGCGGGGGAGCGGGCGTCCGGGCCCAGGCCGTGGATCCCAACGGCGCGCTGGTCGACGACTTCCGCATCGTGGACAGCCCGGACGCCATCCACGTCCTCAACGCTCCCTCCCCCGGCGCCACGGCCTCACTGGCCATCGGGCGCCACATCGCGGGGCTGGCCCTCGAGCGGTTCGGCCTCAAGTAG